The Coregonus clupeaformis isolate EN_2021a chromosome 13, ASM2061545v1, whole genome shotgun sequence genome includes a region encoding these proteins:
- the ckma gene encoding creatine kinase, muscle a, with amino-acid sequence MPFGNTHNNFKLNFKVEEEYPDLTKHNNHMAKVLTKDMYAKLRDKQTSSGFTVDDVIQTGVDNPGHPFIMTVGCVAGDEESYEVFKDLLDPIISDRHSGYKPTDKHKTDLNFENLKGGDDLDPSYVLSSRVRTGRSIKGYTLPPHNSRGERRAVERLSVEALNTLDGEFKGKYYPLNKMSDAEQEQLIADHFLFDKPVSPLLLGAGMARDWPDARGIWHNDAKSFLVWVNEEDHLRVISMEKGGNMKEVFRRFCVGLKRIEETFKKHNHGFMWNEHLGYVLTCPSNLGTGLRGGVHVKLPKLSTHAKFEEILTRLRLQKRGTGGVDTASVGGVFDISNADRLGSSEVDQVQMVVDGVKLMVEMEKKLEKGEAIDSMIPAQK; translated from the exons ATGCCTTTCGGTAACACCCACAACAACTTCAAACTCAACTTCAAAGTTGAGGAGGAGTACCCTGACCTCACCAAGCACAACAACCACATGGCCAAGGTGCTGACCAAGGACATGTACGCCAAACTGAGGGACAAACAGACCTCCTCCGGCTTCACCGTGGATGACGTCATCCAGACCGGTGTCGACAACCCTG gtCACCCCTTCATCATGACCGTTGGCTGCGTGGCTGGTGATGAGGAGTCCTACGAGGTCTTCAAGGATCTGTTGGACCCCATCATCTCAGACCGTCATAGTGGATACAAGCCCACAGACAAGCACAAGACCGACCTGAACTTCGAGAACCTGAAG GGAGGGGATGACCTGGACCCCAGCTACGTCCTGTCCAGCCGTGTGCGTACCGGCCGCAGCATCAAGGGATATACCCTGCCCCCCCACAACAGCCGTGGCGAGCGCAGAGCAGTGGAGAGACTGTCCGTCGAGG CTCTGAACACCCTGGATGGTGAATTCAAGGGAAAGTACTACCCCCTGAATAAGATGAGCGATGCCGAGCAGGAGCAGCTTATCGCTGACCACTTCTTGTTTGACAAGCCCGTCTCCCCCCTGCTGCTGGGCGCTGGTATGGCCCGTGACTGGCCCGATGCAAGAGGAATCTG gcacaacGATGCCAAGAGCTTCTTGGTCTGGGTGAACGAGGAGGATCACCTGCGTGTCATCTCCATGGAGAAGGGTGGCAACATGAAGGAGGTCTTCAGACGCTTCTGCGTTGGTCTGAAAAGG ATTGAGGAGACTTTCAAGAAGCACAACCACGGCTTCATGTGGAACGAGCATCTTGGCTACGTACTGACCTGCCCCTCCAACCTGGGAACTGGTCTGCGTGGTGGCGTGCACGTCAAGCTGCCCAAGCTGAGTACACACGCCAAGTTTGAGGAGATCTTGACCAGGCTGCGTCTGCAGAAGCGTGGCACAG GTGGCGTGGACACCGCCTCCGTGGGTGGAGTGTTCGACATCTCCAACGCTGACCGTCTGGGATCCTCTGAGGTAGATCAGGTCCAGATGGTGGTGGATGGTGTCAAGCTCATGGTGGAGATGGAGAAGAAGCTGGAGAAGGGAGAGGCCATCGACAGCATGATCCCCGCCCAGAAGTAA